One window from the genome of Betaproteobacteria bacterium encodes:
- a CDS encoding ABC transporter ATP-binding protein encodes MANEQHLLEIQDLRVTFRIDRHTTFEAVKGISFHIPAHRIIALVGESGSGKSVSAMSILGLLPDNATVAASSRVLYAGEDLLKASPQRLQDLRGKDISVIFQEPMTSLNPVFPVGEQIGEVLRLHMGMTSRAAAARAVELLSEVGIPDPALRVKSFPHELSGGQQQRVMIAMAIACEPKLLIADEPTTALDVTIQKQILELLAKLQEKHHMSVLFITHDLGVVGEIADHVVVMQEGVIREQGPVRGIFVSPQHPYTRALLECRPRLDRRPMRLPVIDDFMKQGGSANYDERPRGVKDSDAVILEVKGLNKTFFLKEGLFGKRAVPAVKDVNFRLAKGKTLGLVGESGSGKTTVGLTLMRLHDATSGEVLFEGKDLLSLSDREMMAYRRRIQIIFQNPYASLNPRFTVGNTLTEPMKIHGIGKDAREREDMAFHLLSRVGLPEASFYKYPHEFSGGQRQRIAIARCLTMKPDVLICDESVSALDVSVQAQVLNLLQDLQDEYRLSYIFISHDLAVVKYISDEIMVMNQGEIVEIANADEIYRNPKQEYTRKLLASIPRGWDASRATA; translated from the coding sequence ATGGCGAACGAACAGCATCTCCTCGAGATCCAGGACCTGCGCGTCACCTTCCGCATCGACAGGCACACGACGTTCGAGGCGGTGAAGGGAATCTCCTTCCACATCCCTGCGCACAGGATCATCGCGCTGGTGGGCGAGTCGGGCAGCGGCAAGAGCGTCTCGGCGATGTCGATCCTGGGGCTCCTTCCCGACAACGCGACCGTTGCGGCTTCGAGCCGCGTCCTGTACGCGGGGGAGGACCTCCTCAAGGCCTCGCCGCAGCGGCTGCAGGACCTGCGCGGCAAGGACATCTCGGTCATCTTCCAGGAGCCGATGACGTCGCTCAATCCAGTGTTCCCCGTGGGCGAGCAGATCGGGGAAGTGCTGCGCCTGCACATGGGCATGACCTCCAGGGCAGCGGCGGCTCGCGCGGTGGAACTGCTCTCGGAAGTGGGGATCCCGGATCCGGCCCTGCGCGTGAAGAGTTTTCCGCACGAGCTCTCCGGCGGGCAGCAGCAGCGCGTGATGATCGCCATGGCGATCGCCTGCGAGCCCAAGCTCCTCATCGCCGACGAGCCGACCACGGCGCTGGACGTCACGATCCAGAAGCAGATCCTGGAGCTCCTGGCGAAGCTGCAGGAGAAGCACCACATGTCGGTGCTCTTCATCACGCACGACCTGGGCGTGGTGGGCGAGATCGCCGACCACGTGGTGGTGATGCAGGAGGGCGTGATCCGGGAGCAGGGCCCGGTGCGCGGGATCTTCGTGAGCCCGCAGCATCCCTACACGCGGGCGCTGCTCGAATGCCGGCCGCGCCTTGACCGGCGCCCGATGCGCCTGCCCGTGATCGACGACTTCATGAAGCAGGGCGGTTCGGCCAACTACGACGAGCGTCCGCGCGGCGTGAAGGACAGCGACGCGGTGATCCTCGAGGTGAAGGGCCTCAACAAGACCTTCTTCCTCAAGGAAGGGCTGTTCGGCAAGCGCGCCGTGCCCGCGGTGAAGGACGTGAACTTCCGCCTCGCCAAGGGAAAGACGCTGGGCCTGGTGGGCGAGTCGGGCTCGGGGAAGACAACGGTGGGCCTCACGCTCATGCGACTTCACGACGCCACGAGCGGGGAGGTGCTCTTCGAGGGGAAGGATCTCCTGTCGCTCTCCGACCGGGAGATGATGGCCTATCGCCGGCGCATCCAGATCATCTTCCAGAACCCGTACGCCTCGCTCAACCCGCGCTTCACGGTCGGGAACACCCTCACCGAGCCGATGAAGATCCACGGCATCGGCAAGGACGCGCGGGAGCGGGAGGACATGGCCTTCCACCTGCTTTCCCGAGTAGGCCTGCCGGAGGCGTCCTTCTACAAGTATCCCCACGAATTCTCGGGCGGGCAGCGGCAGCGGATCGCCATTGCGCGCTGCCTCACGATGAAGCCCGATGTGCTCATCTGCGACGAGTCCGTTTCGGCGCTGGACGTCTCCGTGCAGGCGCAGGTGCTGAACCTTCTGCAGGACCTGCAGGACGAGTACCGCCTGTCCTACATCTTCATCTCTCACGACCTGGCGGTGGTGAAGTACATCTCGGACGAGATCATGGTGATGAACCAGGGCGAGATCGTGGAGATCGCCAACGCCGACGAGATCTACCGGAATCCGAAGCAGGAATACACCCGCAAGCTCCTCGCCTCGATCCCCAGGGGCTGGGACGCCTCCCGCGCCACGGCCTGA
- a CDS encoding ABC transporter permease encodes MSAVLPSSTPPVRQESPGLWTLAWRRLLNDRVGVIALVVVVIYLAMMLASFSGLIARDWNKEKGVSYANPAFLAGAENLEAKEVTNRDVNPRAKPVDLSDIDPLAPRYKEWEERAAKIAVTEVKRAESLPFGGDKWGRDVLSKAVKGSEVSIFVGLTAALFATLIGTVLGAMAGYWGGRVNDLLEWFYNIFTSIPYILLILAFAAVFKRGLDTIIVILALTGWTGIYRLVRAEYIKHCGREYVKAAQAIGASHFSRMFVHILPNASHVILVQLSQHVVGFIKAEVILSFLGLGVPVDMVSWGTMLAEAQNELVIGKWWQLFAAGASMAILVTAFSMLTDSLRDALDPKLK; translated from the coding sequence ATGAGCGCAGTCCTTCCCAGCAGCACGCCGCCCGTCCGCCAGGAGTCCCCGGGGCTCTGGACACTCGCGTGGCGCCGGCTCCTCAATGACCGAGTCGGCGTCATCGCCCTCGTCGTGGTCGTGATCTATCTGGCGATGATGCTGGCCTCGTTCAGCGGGCTCATCGCGCGCGACTGGAACAAGGAGAAGGGCGTTTCCTATGCCAATCCCGCGTTCCTGGCCGGCGCCGAGAACCTGGAGGCGAAGGAGGTCACGAACAGGGACGTGAACCCCAGGGCAAAGCCCGTCGACCTTTCCGATATCGATCCGCTGGCCCCGCGCTACAAGGAGTGGGAGGAACGCGCCGCCAAGATCGCCGTCACGGAGGTCAAGCGTGCGGAGTCCCTGCCCTTCGGCGGCGACAAGTGGGGCCGCGATGTGCTGTCCAAGGCGGTCAAGGGATCGGAAGTCTCGATCTTCGTGGGGCTCACCGCGGCGCTCTTCGCCACCCTCATCGGCACGGTGCTGGGCGCCATGGCCGGCTACTGGGGCGGCAGGGTGAACGACCTCCTGGAGTGGTTCTACAACATCTTCACCTCGATTCCCTACATCCTGCTCATCCTCGCCTTCGCGGCGGTGTTCAAGCGTGGCCTGGACACGATCATCGTGATCCTGGCGCTCACCGGCTGGACGGGAATCTACCGGCTGGTGCGCGCGGAATACATCAAGCACTGCGGCCGGGAATACGTGAAGGCCGCGCAGGCGATCGGCGCCTCGCATTTCTCGCGGATGTTCGTGCACATCCTGCCCAACGCGAGCCACGTGATCCTCGTGCAGCTCTCGCAGCACGTGGTGGGCTTCATCAAGGCGGAGGTGATCCTCTCCTTCCTGGGCCTCGGCGTGCCGGTCGACATGGTCTCGTGGGGCACGATGCTCGCCGAGGCGCAGAACGAGCTGGTGATCGGCAAGTGGTGGCAGCTCTTCGCCGCGGGCGCGAGCATGGCGATCCTCGTGACCGCCTTCTCGATGCTCACCGACAGCCTGCGCGACGCGCTGGATCCGAAGCTCAAGTGA
- a CDS encoding ABC transporter permease translates to MTAYVIRRMWQMIPTLAGVILLIFFLFNWVGGDPAQVLAGKISNPEQIANIRRQLGVDQPYWYQLWVFVQQVFTFDFGRSWSTNEEVSRILLTRVGPTLTIMVPVLLIETVLAVVFAIMVAYVRGSLTDRAIMVICTTAMSISFLVYIIFGQWLFGFILGWFPVQGWSESFWRNLTNYAPLPIMLAIFVGLAPQLRLYRSFFLEEINQDYVRTARAKGLPEKRVMMKHVLRNAMIPILTNVGIYLPSVFVGSFLLEVFFSVPGLGREIVTAVNRSDFPVIKAVTVYLAVLTMVVNLLVDVMYKLVDPRVSFK, encoded by the coding sequence GTGACCGCCTACGTAATCCGACGCATGTGGCAGATGATCCCGACGCTCGCCGGCGTGATCCTGCTGATCTTCTTCCTGTTCAACTGGGTGGGGGGCGACCCCGCGCAGGTGCTGGCGGGCAAGATCTCCAACCCCGAGCAGATCGCCAACATCCGCAGGCAGCTGGGCGTCGACCAGCCCTACTGGTACCAGCTCTGGGTGTTCGTGCAGCAGGTGTTCACCTTCGACTTCGGGCGCAGCTGGTCCACCAACGAGGAGGTCTCGCGCATCCTCCTCACGCGCGTCGGGCCCACGCTCACCATCATGGTGCCGGTGCTCCTGATCGAGACCGTGCTCGCGGTCGTCTTCGCGATCATGGTCGCCTACGTGCGCGGCAGCCTCACCGATCGCGCGATCATGGTGATCTGCACGACGGCGATGTCGATCAGCTTCCTCGTCTACATCATCTTCGGCCAGTGGCTCTTCGGCTTCATCCTCGGCTGGTTCCCGGTGCAGGGCTGGAGCGAGAGCTTCTGGAGGAATCTCACCAACTACGCGCCGCTGCCGATCATGCTGGCCATCTTCGTGGGCCTGGCGCCCCAGCTTCGCCTGTACCGGTCCTTCTTCCTCGAGGAGATCAACCAGGACTACGTGCGCACCGCGCGCGCGAAGGGCCTGCCGGAGAAGCGGGTGATGATGAAGCACGTGCTGAGGAACGCCATGATCCCGATCCTCACGAACGTCGGCATCTACCTGCCGAGCGTCTTCGTCGGCTCCTTCCTGCTCGAGGTGTTCTTCTCGGTGCCGGGCCTGGGCCGCGAGATCGTGACGGCGGTGAACCGCAGCGACTTCCCCGTGATCAAGGCGGTGACGGTCTACCTGGCCGTCCTCACCATGGTCGTCAACCTGCTGGTCGACGTGATGTACAAGCTCGTCGATCCGCGCGTGTCGTTCAAATAG